The genomic stretch TATCAACCTTTTAACTTCTTTTCTATTTATTTTAATAACATCATTTGAGCTGATTAATCTATCAAATTCATTCTTAAGAAGTTTTAAAGTTTTATTTGCAAATATAACAGGCCAAATACAAAAAAGCCTTATTCTCCAACACCTTACAGGAATGGAACTTATATAATTAATAGAGTTCTCTATATACTTTTCAGCTCTATAAATCATCTCTTTTAGGTACTCAGCTGTTATATCTTTATTCTTAGTCCTAAACAACTCTTCAGGAATCACTTTTTTCACAGCTTCATTAGGAATAAAACATCTTCCCTCAAGGATATCTGTATTTGCGTCTTTAATGATATTAACGTATTGTAAAGCTTTACCAAACTCTATATCATTCTTAGAAAATATTTCTCTTACATTTGAAGAGTTTATTTTGTCCAAAAATAAACCTGAAAGCAATCTTCCAACTGTTCCCGCAACATAATATGTATACTCCTCAAGTTCTTCAAAATTAGTAAGATAAAAACCGGGTTTGTCTTCTCCAAAAGAATACTTTTTCATTCCTTCAGCCATTTCAACAACTTGTGGTTTAATAATACTTTTTACTCTATCTGAATATGAATTATAATGGATAAAAATGTGAACACAATTTTTCATTATTATTCTTTCATATTCTTTCATAGTATATTTTTCAGCAATTCGAGAAAAATATTCTTCGTATTTATAAACAGATTCAGGATGTTCAATTATTTCCTGAAATAGACTAAGAGCTTCTTTTTTTAAGGAAACAGTCATGTCTGGTGCGTCTTCTATAGTGTCTAAAAGTCTGCAAATGATATATGATAAACCCACAATATCTCTTAAGTCCTTTGGAAGTATCTTAATTGATAAGGTAAATGTTCTTGAAACTTTTTCAAGCCATAATTCTCTTTCTTTAAAATGTTCTTTTGTCGAAAATTTATCAAATTTATTCATCTTCTGATGTTTCCATTTGAGAATCTTTTACACTATTTAGGTAATCTACAAATTCATCAGGATCTCCCACTTCATGATTTTCGCATGACTCACCAACTGTTTCGAAATCTTGTATTTCGCAACCAACACAATGCATACCTTTTGACAGGTAAACTTGAATAATGTGTGGATACACCTCAAAAACTTCAGTTATACGATCTTCTTTTTTTATCAAATCACCCTTTTTCAAGATATCTCCTTCAATCAATTATTATTTTTGAAGCTAATGCTATTGTTGCAGTCTCTGCTCTCAATATTCTGCTTCCAAGTGAAACTTTAACAAAACCATTTTTTTCTAGCTTTGAAACCTCTGAATCACTAAATCCTCCTTCAGGACCTATAACTCCAAGAACGGAAGTATTAGATGACAAATCTGAGAATCTAGCACCGTCGAAATTAGCAAATATTTTGGTCTCATATTTCATAGAAATTTTAATTAGATCATCAAAACTTACACTATTGGAAATAGATGGTAAATTGTCACCACCACACTGTTTTAAAGCAGAAATTGCTGACATAACTAAAGACTCAACAGATTTGTCAGGGAAAACTGTTCTTTCAGAAATATAGGGGATTATAGCTTTAACACCCAACTCTGTTAGTTTTTCAATTATCAATTTTAGTTTTGATGATTTGTTAAGCATGGCTATGGCAATTACAAGATCCTTTTCAAAATTCAGATCTTGTTTGAATATCTCCTCTATAACCTTTATAGTAAAATCTCTTTTGCTAATTTGCAGTATAATACATTTAAATCTTTTTCCCTTACCGTTAGTAAGTTCTAACAGATCTCCGGTTTTCATTCTTAGACTTTTTACAACATGTCCAAATTCAACCTGATCATCTATCGTCAGTTCTTCACCAATATAGTATTGAGAGTCTACATAGACGGTATGAATTGACATGATTCTCCGTTTTTTGTGTGAAGTTATTTTCTAACAAGCACCAGCAACATGATTAATGTCAACTGAAATGCTTTTATGTGAAAAAAGGCTGATTTCTCAGCCTTTTTTATGCCTCGGGCCGGAATCGAACCGGCATGAGGTTGCCCTCACTGGATTTTGAGTCCAGCGCGTCTACCAATTTCACCACCGAGGCAAACAGACAGCGAAATTTATATATATTTATTGTTTTTGTCAAGAACTAATATTGCTATTTGAGATTTTAAAAATATTATAAATCGATAAATTTATATGTGATAATAATCTCTAATCCATAAATAACGAATAATAGGTTTTTGATTTCAATGTAACGGATAAATTCGAAATGTTAGATTGTTTCAAATGATTTATTCAAATGTTAATTTATAATTTATTGATAAGTCTTGAAAATGAGCCGAGAAATGTGTTAGAAGTAAACATTATTTAAAATAGAATAAAAAAAACTTCACAGTTTAACGAGCGATCTTATTTTAATACTATTTCAGATGTTAGCCACCCTTGAGGTGACAGACATTATTTCCTTGAAGCTCAATACTTTATATAGTATTGAGCAAAACCTATTTTATTCAAAACTATAACGTATACTTTCCCTTATCAAACATTAATAAATCTTCGATAAATCTTTTTTGTTTAGGACTTATTTTCTCAGGTTCACTAATGCTTATTTCCAGATCATTTCTAATAAGCCAAACTGCTTCATCATAATAAACCATCTCAAGATAATCCTGCCAAACTAATTTTTCATTTTCAGTTAATTCAACATATTTGGAATATCCTTTTAGAAAAATTTTCCACTCTTCTACAGTGAATACTCTTGAAGGTGCTGATTCCATTTCATTATGAAATAGTAACAGAGTAAGAGCAAGATCAAACAATCTGTGGATTCGACCAGCATTGTCCGGATCAATAAGAAATGGCAAAGAATTATCACAATAGATAAGGTTGTTAGCTTTATAATCCCAAACACCATTGCAATATGGCAGATCTGCTTTTGAAAGATGATGAAATTTCTCTTTGAAAAATGTTGAAGCACTTTCTTTCCACTTTGTAATATGATTCAATATTCTAACATCCTTATAAAACTTAGAAATT from Candidatus Delongbacteria bacterium encodes the following:
- a CDS encoding squalene/phytoene synthase family protein; its protein translation is MNKFDKFSTKEHFKERELWLEKVSRTFTLSIKILPKDLRDIVGLSYIICRLLDTIEDAPDMTVSLKKEALSLFQEIIEHPESVYKYEEYFSRIAEKYTMKEYERIIMKNCVHIFIHYNSYSDRVKSIIKPQVVEMAEGMKKYSFGEDKPGFYLTNFEELEEYTYYVAGTVGRLLSGLFLDKINSSNVREIFSKNDIEFGKALQYVNIIKDANTDILEGRCFIPNEAVKKVIPEELFRTKNKDITAEYLKEMIYRAEKYIENSINYISSIPVRCWRIRLFCIWPVIFANKTLKLLKNEFDRLISSNDVIKINRKEVKRLIYISTPAAFSNFYLKIIMK
- a CDS encoding DUF1858 domain-containing protein → MKKGDLIKKEDRITEVFEVYPHIIQVYLSKGMHCVGCEIQDFETVGESCENHEVGDPDEFVDYLNSVKDSQMETSEDE
- a CDS encoding 16S rRNA (uracil(1498)-N(3))-methyltransferase; this translates as MSIHTVYVDSQYYIGEELTIDDQVEFGHVVKSLRMKTGDLLELTNGKGKRFKCIILQISKRDFTIKVIEEIFKQDLNFEKDLVIAIAMLNKSSKLKLIIEKLTELGVKAIIPYISERTVFPDKSVESLVMSAISALKQCGGDNLPSISNSVSFDDLIKISMKYETKIFANFDGARFSDLSSNTSVLGVIGPEGGFSDSEVSKLEKNGFVKVSLGSRILRAETATIALASKIIID
- a CDS encoding phosphotransferase, whose protein sequence is MRKSDYMNVFNGFGLDTCKISEESIYEFAPVFLYQDDSKKAVIKRTKKPPINRAESLFNWARYLANNGTGIVIPDNRFHRNYLELEDEVWVIYPFVEGNKYCGKTDEIIKAGELLGKIHKYESDKDFGLTSFSIEGFYDDDIEEEIDEDFEEISKFYKDVRILNHITKWKESASTFFKEKFHHLSKADLPYCNGVWDYKANNLIYCDNSLPFLIDPDNAGRIHRLFDLALTLLLFHNEMESAPSRVFTVEEWKIFLKGYSKYVELTENEKLVWQDYLEMVYYDEAVWLIRNDLEISISEPEKISPKQKRFIEDLLMFDKGKYTL